The nucleotide window tcatattcctagataatttctggagttggacaatttcatcattggcaaaacaaagACGAGGAGATGAGAGTTTGCCAAAAAAAATAGTTGTTGGTTCCTAAAAAGAAATAGCAACCGCTACCAAACATAGAGGAGTaggagaagtagaagtagtagtagaggagaggagaggaggccaaacaaaaatagtgagcatatataaacacagTTGGTATATATAaaaacacagtgagcatatataaacagTGAGCAAGAGTAGTATTAATAGTAGGACAGTAGTAGCAGTAGGGTAGAGAGAAGAGAGTAGTAGGGCAGCAATAGTAGTTGGGTagcagtagtattagtagtagggtagtagcaggaggaggaggaggagaagtaggagtagtaggagagagagaagagtagtagtacaagtaggagtagtaggagaggagatgagagtggtactagaagtaggagtagtaggagaggagaggagaggagagtagtagaagtaggagtagtgggcatatataaaaacagtgagcatatataatcacagtgagcatatataaagacAGTGGACATATATAAAAACAATGAGCATATATAAAGACAGTGGGtatatataaaaacagtgagcatatataatcacagtgagcatatataaaaacaatgggcatatataaaaatagtgagTATATATAaagacagtgagcatatataaaaatagtgagcatatataaagacagtgggcatatataaaaacagtgggcatatataaagacagtgggcatatataaaaacagtgagcatatataaagacAGTGGacatatataaaaacagtgagcatatataaacataGTAAAGTATTCATGGGCTTTTTGGAAGGCTTAAGaacttgtctacaactttcttattatcatcaaaAGGTGATGCAAAAACTAGCAAGGTCATATAGCACGAAGACACAATTCTATCCAGACTTGGACATAATCTGGCATCAAACttcaaacagctataactagagttctagattaCTAAAAGTAGTGATCCCTTAACattttggaaagctcatgaaaagcACTACAACTTTTCAATTGTTACCAATAGGTGATTCAAAGATTAACTAAGCCAAAAAGCATCATCAATCAGATCTATACAGAAAGTAAAATAGAAACTAACTAGGGAACTTGCAAAATCTATAACTCTAAAAttagcaggcctaaaatcataaAATTATAGGAAACGAAATACAtgaaagttatctacaacttttgtatacaaCATATTCATAGAAAACTTGATTAGCATGATGAAAAAGCCACTTAATAGGAATTGTTCATGCAGCCATTTCAACATTCAATTGCAATCAAGTGCTTCACTTATTCTACTAACAAGACTATGCATGAGTAGCTAATTACAAGGATGATAAACCACTATTACTAAGCTACTTATGATTAGAGCAAGCAAAGGAACATTACATGACTTAAGTATAGTGGGCATATATaatcacagtgagcatatataatcaCAGGGAGCATATacaaaaacagtgagcatatataatcaTAGGGAGCATATACAAAAATAGTGAACATATATaatcacagtgagcatatataatcaCAGAGAGCATCCAATGGCTATTCCCTCAATTTCACAAGGCTCAATTTCACTCTTAATCACAAAGCTTAATTCCACATTCCTTCAGCAAGCACGGCATGAACTCAGTGGAGCAGGAATGGAGGAGAAGGGGGTTGGGGCATACCTGTAGAAGACCTGGCCAAAGCAAGTGGTGGTGGGCATAGGGCAGGGGGAGCACGCATGGACGCCGAACACACAGCCATCGGGGCAATCCCACCGAGGGAGGGGGCGCGGACGCCGGAGCCTCAAGGGATGCTGGTGGTCCCGCCGGAGCTCGAGGTCGGAGATAGGGAGGTCAAGGCCCGGATCTTGCGGTTGGGGATGATGGCCGTAGCAGGGGAGGTTGAGGTCGAAGATGGGGCGACGGCGGAGAGGCACGATGGTGGTCGTCGAGCATGCCGGCGGAAACACTAGCCGTCGTGTGCATGGGGAATGTCGGCGCGTGAGTAGGGCACGAAGGCGGACCAGGGGTTGGAGGCGGACCGGGGGAGGTAGGGCACGGTGGAAGTAGGGCACGgaggcagtggcggtggcggcgtggaATTTTGGCAGCCTGCCGACGGCAAAGACAGAGTGAGTGCCCAAGACTTAGCCAAATCGAAGCCCCCCGCGCCCTCCTACTTATATACCGAAGAGCATTTGTAGGTGCGGCATAAAACATTAGCCGCCTCAACAAATATTTTTCATACTTGTTTAATTAATAATTctatattctatatatatataataattttATAACtattctatatatgtataaatatatACATATTAACAACATgctgaatatatatataatttcatattttcttctttacaaaaaattaataacatattttaaaaatttaaaatttaaaattcgaaacttcgaatagaattttaggacaataaatgacctcaaataaaaatgttgtaaacatcaaagttgtataactcatcaagatgtacaacttttattttggtcatcttttcaatgtgactttgtttgaataattcaaaatttaaatttcaaaaatgACAATTTGAAACAACATTTTCGAAGAGTATATGAGGGCCTGAGAGGAGGTCGAGGTCTGAGATGGGGCGGCGGTGGAGTGGCACGGAGGTTATaagttatagaactcatcaagatgtacaacttttattttgatcatcttatcatgtgactttgtttgaataattaaaattttgaatttttaaaaatgacaacttgaaacaatattttggaaTAGTATatgatttcaaatgtaaaagtcatgaatataaaagtttttgaactcatcaagatctacaacttttattttggtcatttcttcatttatcAAAGTGTTAGCAAACTATTGTTCACAAATTGACATATCTCTCATCTAGTTTCATAAACTTTGTGTGAGATTCATGAATTTTTTatcaatgtttactatcactttgtcaaatgaagaatttcaccaaaataaaagttgtagatcttgatgagttatacaacttttatattcatgacttttccagctgaaatcatttactcttttttgtgaaattcaaaatttaaactttttgaactaagtcacatgaaaagatgaccaaaatgaaagttataaatcttgatgagttttacaactttgatgtttacaacattttcattttatgtcattttatgtcttaaaattcaattcgaagttcacaaatttaaatttttaatttttaaatataattttcttcttttttaaaaaaagaaaatgtctcattatatatatatcagcaagttgtttCTTATGTGTACGGGCAAATATAGCAAATTATTTTTAATACATTTatacatttataaaaaaaatatgcaGAACTACTATTTAAAAAAtgtgaaaatatttgtagggacggctggtgagtgagccgcctctacaaatcgaatttataggggcggctggtgactgagccgcccctacgaattgtaggagcggctcgtatcaccagccgcccctacctgtgccatttgtagggacggttggtcTCGTGGGTCCCAAGCACGCCCACTATAGGAGCGGTtacatcaccagccgcccttacaaaaaAAATTATCGTGTTACTACAAatcttttctgtagtagtggataTCGTGACCCTAGTTGTGGAGGATGATGAAGGGATAAGGTGAGGATGATAAGTTAACAACAGTTATGCTTGCCACACTAGATTAGAATGCACCAGAGAGAGGGAGAGCATGGAGATGCTCTAGTTTTGAATGACGAGTTAATATTATACagtagttttgaagaaaaaaatgacGTGAGACAAAACCCCGACGAATATTGCGACCGTCGTACTGTAGGATCGTTGCATGGTACCTGGACGCGTGACGAAAACGTGCCCTACTTTGTTGCCCCAACGTGTTCTTGACACTTGTCATTCAGGAATTCCAAGGCAAGGCGGACCAAGCAAGAGCTGCTAGCGCCAACCATTCGTAGAGCAGCAGAGCTACTCAAAGCCACTTTGCCCACCCTCCTCGTAGGCTCGCACGCACGCCGCGCCGGCCTGGCCGGCCGGCTCTATAAATCTGCCACCTAGCTTCATCCTCTCTTCACTTTTCTCATCAGCAACCAACACAAAGCCCGGCCTTACCAGCAActgagcgagagcgagagcgagagatACTAGCTACAAGATGGCAGCACCGGTGCAGACCATGGCCACTACGCCCCAGGCCCTTGAGCCTGCTGCTGTGGTGGTCACGTCGGTGTTCCAGCCAGGGAAGCTTGCCGTCGAGGTGATCTCAGTGGATCACGACGCCCGGCCAACGCCGCCGATCCCCATCCTGATCACTGCTCCCAAGGATGCCGGCACCTACCCCGTCGCCATCCTCCTGCACGGCTTCTTCCTGCAGAACCGCTACTACGAGCAGCTCCTCAAGCACGTCGCCTCGTTTGGCTTCATCATGGTCGCACCACAGGTTGTTGGCTATGGCTAGTGTGGCTGCATGTCTCTGTACTTTTGTTGACCGTATGTATGATCTGAcgacacatgcatatgcaacttTATACTCCTATATATATGCAGTTCCATACCAGCCTCATATCCAACAGCGACGCCGATGACATTGCGGCGGCAGCCAAGGTGACGGACTGGCTCCCCGAGGGCCTGCCGTCCGTGCTCCCGACCGGCGTGGAGGCCGACCTTTCCAAGCTCGCCTTGGCCGGCCACAGCCGAGGTGGCCACACGGCCTTCTCCTTGGCCCTGGGGTACGCCAACACCAGCCTCAAGTTCTCCGCGCTCATCGGGCTCGACCCCGTCGCCGGCACCGGCAGGAACTCGCAGCTCCCGCCGGCGATCCTCACCTACGAGCCCTCGTCGTTCGACATCGCCGTGCCTGTGCTGGTCATCGGCACCGGGCTGGGCGACGAGAGGGAGAACGCGCTGTTCCCTCCCTGCGCCCCCGAGGACGTCAACCACACCGAGTTCTACCGCGAGTGCAGGGCTCCGTGCTACCACCTCGTGACCAAGGACTACGGCCACCTCGACATGCTGGACGACGACGCTCCCAAGCTTGTGACCTGCCTCTGCAAGGAAGGGAACAGCTGCAAGGACGTGATGAGGAGGACCGTCGCCGGGATCATGGTCGCCTTCTTCAAGGCCGTCATGGGCGAGGAAGATGGTGATCTCAAGGCCATACTCGAACACCCTGGGCTCGCACCAACGACACTGGACCCTGTCGAGTATCGGTTGGCATGAGCTGAAGAGATATCTATTATTAGCACTGTTGACCAGTCATAATAACTTCATAATAAGTTATTCAATTTGTTGTTTTTCAATTCGGTTGTTCTTCTCCATGTAAGTCTTTACTTTATTCATTCATCTCTGTAATGTCTGAACACTTGCAGTAATAAAATTTGATCGTTTTTTTAATCTGCTAGGATATTAACAAATTGAGTGTGGCTATCCCCCGAACGTCTGGACGCTAGCCCCCGTTCGGACGCCTACGCCTGGTGCGCCTGTCCACACCAGCTGCGCTTCCCGCCCGCCACGCGCCTGCTGTCATGCCTACCCTGACGTTCGTGCGCTCGTCGCGTAGGGTTTTCCCGCCGAGCTCAAACTGTCACGGCGAGatggagggaagggaggggaagggggggggggggggggttagagGAAAGGAAAGGCCAAGGCGTGTCGCGCGAGGTAGGAACTGAAGCCTTATGGCAGGCCTGCTGTCCGCCAACCACCGGCGctattgcaatatgtgcaacacagatctacttttgaaacatctatatGAAACATTTACAAACATAAgtatgaaacagatgaaacacttgaaatatgcgtTCGAAACATGTGGGTGTAGCCATCACAATGCGTGCAACACCAAGATCTATTTTTGaaatatctagatgaaacatttgcaacagaaacacctgaaacacttaaaacataggcTTACAACATGATattttgtcattgcaacatatgcaacatcccagatatattgttgcaacatctagataaaacacttgaaacaaaagTCTGAAACGCCTGAAACATTAAAACATCGCGTTCGCCTGCGAGGTCACGGGCTACCTGGTGGGGAACTTTGGTAGATCAGCGAGGAGTACACAGAGCAGATGGAGGCCGCCCTGTGGCGCTGGAGTGCGACAGCGAGCATCAGCCGAGCATGGAGGCCAAGGTGGGCTGCCGCCCAGAGGAGCCCCACAAGGAGAGCCATCTCGTAGGTCGCCCCCGACATTGTGGGCTGCTCCAGCACCCTCACCACCACCGACAGCACGTACCCCATCGGAGCCAGTTGACCGAACAGCGACGGCATGGGGAGACAAATGCGGCGGTGCGTATGTGGGTAGAGCTGGACAAAATACCCGTGGCTCGCCAACTCGCTCGACTTGTGGCCGGCTCCGCTcagctcgactcggctcgttttaactttttcacaagttgagctggaagtctagctcgctattttaacgagccagctcgcgagctacTCACGAGCTGAGGCCTATCAGCCCACGACCATGAATCCAGAAGATGATGATGTTGACCTAGAAGTGTATACCTATTTTATTGGTATGTAATTCTTATTTTCAgttgtttcatatgaattttaattttataattgttgtggtacttaaataTTGATTTTATGGATTATTTTTCAAGGAGAAGATGATGATGTTGATATTGAATCTGTGGACTTTTCCTAAGTTTATGGTGGCAAGCAACTAGTTAGTATGCTGAAACTACATGATCATAGATGGGCCAGCTATGTTGCATATGGTTGATACTTTTAATGAAcctgatatgtattaatcatgtatggttgtATAATGGTAGACGTCACCTTCTGAAATTAATGTAGCATAAACATTGTAAACATGTGTGTCTTATTTTTCTGTAGTAACTCGTgagctaaacgagccagctcgagctcggTAACGAGCCGAACCGAGCTACCCCTCTAGCTCGTAATATTAATGAGCCGCCTCGTTAgcctaacgagccagctcgagctggaCCGAGCCGAGCTGAGCCGACAGCGGAGGATGGAGCACAGCGTGGGAATGGGGAGCCGCGTGTCGCCAATAGGCGCGCACATCGTGGGCAGGAGCATGCCGCGGGGAAAGGCAATAGCGTGAGGCGGGTGTGTGGGCGCGCGGCGTCTGAATAAGGGCCCTGTTCGCTTAAGTTTATTAGCCAGAATCAATACTAATTTTCAAccataaaataatatttttctctctcaacaaATCAATATCAGCATCAGCAGCCGAACAGAACGAAGGACGCCCGTGTGAGAGCATTATTCTAATAAATCACATTGCTTTCACtacaatctccaaatggaatcCAAGCAATACTTACATGGTAGTGGGCTCCGGAAATGCACCGTTCCTGTACTGGATGTGCAGTAAGAGGACACGTGATTTTCACTACTTCTGAATTCAAGTGCACAGATAAACTGGATTACTACTTAGAATTTCACATACATAAATGAAGAGGGGTATCAAGGCAGTTCATCACTTCTCCCGTTGTCGTTGGTAGTGACCGGCGGCGAGAACAAATGTACAAAACCGCGACGGCGTCGGCATGGGTTACGGTCATCGCCCTGTCCGCCGCCATTGACCGTCAAGGTCAGCAGCGGCCGACTAGTCCGCGGAGGAAAGAAGGGCTTCGTTGATCGAACACGGTGGGCTGGGCCTTCAGTTAAACACGTCGCCATCCCATGGGCTGGGCCAGTCCACAATTCTCAAACGCTGCCTTTCAATTTGAGAGTACTACATACGCAGGAAGTCCGGTCGGAATTGACCAGTTCATCGTGTTTGATTGACGCCTAATTTGGTTCCTCCTGCTGCTGCTTATCATCAACTGCACACGGCAGCTTCCCTCGAGTTCTCCATCTCTGACCACCAACCTTCTCGGCCCGTTCTCAGGCTCTATGCACGTGCAGTTTGCCAGTTTCTCTGAACAGAAAGTCTGAATACTACCAATGTAAGTATGTAACCATGATTGCTGCTTCCGGTCTCCTTCATTTTTTTTGCTATGTATATCCATTACGTACTTGTGAGCCAATTTTTTTTGTCCTTTTTCTATCTAAATATTGGGTTTCCTTTGGTCTATCCAGTAACGAAGCACAATTTTGCAGTAGTACGTAGTTTTACTGATTTCTTGTGGTGGTTGGCCTCAAGAACTCCAGTTTGCCCTGTTcacttattggtttcagccagcccaaaccagccagccaacagtgtttttctctcacaataaatcagcaccagtcagcccaaaccagcccagaaaccaaccagcgaacaggccgagaaGAAAGAAGAGTTTGAATGACTAGAGTAATTTTTTTCTGAATGAATCGGCATGAGAGGATGCCAAAATGCCAaattcattgaagaaagaagagTTTGAAAACATAAGGCCCCTAGGGACTGAGAGGAACATCATTAAAGAATTAGAGTAAATTTGATCAGAGACCGTCTTGGCTTAGTACCTCCCTCATGTTGGTCAAAGTTCGAGTCCTGGGGGACTCACTTTCGTGGCTTCGACCACAGTGACCAGGAGGGGGAAAGACTCCCTCGTCTATCCCACATCTAAAGCACAGGTCTGTGCCCAGTTCATCTCTGGAGCTGCAGTGCCGCTGTGTAAGGACGGGGCAGCGGATTCGGTGGTTTTCTCGATCTACGTGAGAAAATCTTTTTCTTAAGCCAAAATACACGAGGGCTGTCTAGCCACCACGGATCGAGTTTTTTTTAGACCATCTTAAAGAACTTCAAATAGGGTCAAAAAGTGTTTTGCACTCTATTTTCTTCTGAGTTCTACATCAAAATCAGATGTTAGAGACCTCATTTGGAGGCAATTTTTTAGAAACAAGAATAAAGCCCCCCAATGGATGCTACTTCCTTtgtcctaaattataagacgttttggcatttctagattcataacatttgttatgtatctagacataacatatatctaggtgcatagcaaaagttatgaatctagaaaagccaaaacgtcttataatttagaatggatggagCGCAATTCTTCTTTCCTCTTGCATGTGGCACCAACCATTTCCATTTTATTCTACTACAACCTTGTACAAgtttaagaaaaaaaaacttttacaAGTATCATAATTCAGTTCAACGATTTATTTTGTTGCAAAGATATCCTAATTTTAACTTTGTAAGAGAATTCAGTTTTGAGTTTTACAAAATTCAATTTCAAAATAGTAGTAATGCAGGACTACATAGAATAGAAGGGGATAAAAAAAAGATGCGGAGTAGTTTTGACGTTGTTTTCGTAATAATGTCAACAGTAGTAAATTAAATTATATAGAATAGAACCCAAATGAAAACCGAGTCAAAACTagcggggagagagagagagagagagagagagagagagagagaggagagagagagaagagagaagagggaaGAGAATTC belongs to Miscanthus floridulus cultivar M001 chromosome 4, ASM1932011v1, whole genome shotgun sequence and includes:
- the LOC136551477 gene encoding chlorophyllase-1-like gives rise to the protein MAAPVQTMATTPQALEPAAVVVTSVFQPGKLAVEVISVDHDARPTPPIPILITAPKDAGTYPVAILLHGFFLQNRYYEQLLKHVASFGFIMVAPQFHTSLISNSDADDIAAAAKVTDWLPEGLPSVLPTGVEADLSKLALAGHSRGGHTAFSLALGYANTSLKFSALIGLDPVAGTGRNSQLPPAILTYEPSSFDIAVPVLVIGTGLGDERENALFPPCAPEDVNHTEFYRECRAPCYHLVTKDYGHLDMLDDDAPKLVTCLCKEGNSCKDVMRRTVAGIMVAFFKAVMGEEDGDLKAILEHPGLAPTTLDPVEYRLA